A stretch of the Pseudalkalibacillus hwajinpoensis genome encodes the following:
- a CDS encoding PolC-type DNA polymerase III encodes MDQDLNIRKERLQLLLQQISIPDKFVDYFRDGYISKLTVYKETRKWHFDFHFPDVLPFHVYELFRSRLQDGLKHIATVTYGISTDSGGNEELAMAYWDNVAELMKEHSASLTAVLKSQTPKISGNKLIVTVRNETEAAIARRKLSGPLSECYTHAGFPKYMLEVEVKASEQDYQKFVEQKQQEDQSKMMEALIEKEKADKSSSKNVPDSLVIGYKIKEDPVPIETIQDEERRIAVQGYVFHAETKELRSGRTLLTFKITDYTDSILVKMFSRDKEDVPILEAVRKGIWVKVRGGIQNDTFVRDLVMIGNDLTEIKPDLRVDEAPEDEKRIELHAHTQMSQMDSVSSTGELITQAAKWGHPAIAITDHNVVQSFPDAYAAGQKNGIKVIYGLEADLVDDGVPMAYNEADRDLETGTYIVFDVETTGLSAVYNKIIELAAVKLKDGEIVDKFERFANPHHPLSSTTIELTGITDDMVMNAPEIEDVLKDFHEFMGDDILVAHNASFDMGFLNVGLRNIGLGEATNPVIDTLELARFLYPEMRNHRLNTLCKKFDIDLTQHHRAIYDAEATGYLLWKLVKDALEREITNHNMLNDNMGQTGFQRTRPSHTIILAQNDVGLKNLFKLVSLSHIDYFYRTARIPRSKLEKYREGLLIGSGCDKGEVFEGMMQKSPEEVEDIAKFYDYLEVQPPQNYMHLIEKELVQDEMALREIIGKIVKLGEKLNKPVVATGNVHYLEPEDHIYRKILIKAQAGNPLNRQTLPQVHFRTTNEMLDCFHFLGADKAKEIVVQKPQQVADMIDDIKPIKDDLFTPRIEGADEEMREMSYNMARSIYGDELPTIVEERLEKELKSIIGHGFAVIYLISHKLVKKSLNDGYLVGSRGSVGSSFVATMTEITEVNPLPPHYVCPSCKKSQFFDDGSVGSGFDLPDKSCEDCDVPLTKDGHDIPFETFLGFKGDKVPDIDLNFSGEYQPRAHNYTKELFGEDNVFRAGTIGTVAEKTAYGYVKGYMGDHDLHYRGAEIDRLVSGCTGVKRTSGQHPGGIIVVPDYMDIYDFSPIQFPADDKTSAWKTTHFDFHSIHDNLLKLDILGHDDPTVIRMLQDLSGIDPKTIPTDDAEVMKLFSGTESLGVTQDQIMCKTGTYGIPEFGTRFVRQMLEDTKPSTFSELVQISGLSHGTDVWLGNAQELIQAGTCNLSEVIGCRDDIMVYLIYKGLDPSLAFKIMEFVRKGKGLQEEWVAEMKKHDVPDWYIDSCLKIKYMFPKAHAAAYVLMAVRIAYFKVHHPILFYAAYFTVRADDFDIDTMAKGSNAIRAKIEEINEKGLDASPKEKNLLTVMEIALEMSERGLRMQKVDLYRSKAAEFVVDGDSLIPPFNSLPGVGTNAAINIENSKEAGEFLSKEDLQQRSKISKTVLEYLDDHGCLEGLPDANQLSLF; translated from the coding sequence ATGGACCAGGATTTAAACATCAGAAAAGAACGTCTCCAACTGCTCCTTCAACAAATATCGATTCCTGATAAATTCGTTGATTATTTTAGAGATGGGTACATTTCGAAATTAACTGTATACAAAGAAACCAGAAAATGGCATTTTGACTTTCATTTTCCAGACGTTCTTCCCTTTCATGTATATGAGCTATTTCGCAGTCGTCTGCAAGATGGATTAAAGCACATCGCTACAGTGACTTACGGAATCTCCACAGATAGTGGAGGAAATGAAGAATTAGCAATGGCATACTGGGACAATGTCGCTGAACTGATGAAAGAGCATTCCGCCTCCCTAACAGCTGTATTGAAAAGTCAAACGCCTAAAATAAGTGGAAATAAGCTTATTGTAACGGTTCGTAATGAAACGGAAGCTGCAATCGCAAGACGAAAGCTATCTGGTCCTTTGTCAGAGTGTTATACGCACGCTGGATTTCCGAAGTACATGCTTGAAGTAGAAGTTAAGGCTTCTGAACAGGATTATCAAAAATTTGTTGAACAAAAACAACAAGAAGATCAATCTAAAATGATGGAAGCCTTGATCGAAAAAGAAAAGGCAGATAAATCTTCAAGTAAAAACGTTCCAGATTCTCTTGTCATTGGTTACAAGATCAAAGAAGATCCAGTACCGATCGAAACTATTCAGGACGAAGAACGACGCATTGCTGTTCAAGGTTATGTCTTCCATGCTGAAACGAAAGAGCTTAGAAGTGGACGAACGCTATTAACGTTTAAAATAACGGACTACACGGATTCAATCCTTGTGAAAATGTTCTCCCGCGATAAAGAAGATGTTCCGATTTTAGAAGCAGTAAGAAAAGGAATCTGGGTGAAAGTACGCGGTGGGATCCAGAATGATACGTTTGTACGCGATCTTGTTATGATCGGAAACGATTTAACTGAAATCAAACCTGATTTACGAGTAGATGAGGCGCCTGAGGATGAAAAGCGTATTGAGCTACATGCTCACACACAAATGAGTCAAATGGACTCCGTCAGTTCAACAGGGGAATTGATTACACAAGCAGCTAAATGGGGACATCCTGCTATCGCCATTACGGATCATAATGTTGTACAGTCATTTCCCGATGCGTATGCAGCAGGACAAAAGAACGGTATAAAGGTTATCTATGGTTTAGAAGCAGACCTTGTCGATGATGGGGTACCGATGGCATACAATGAAGCTGATCGTGATCTTGAAACGGGCACTTATATTGTTTTTGACGTGGAAACAACCGGACTTTCGGCTGTTTATAATAAAATTATCGAGTTAGCAGCAGTAAAATTGAAAGATGGAGAAATCGTTGATAAGTTTGAGCGATTTGCTAATCCGCATCATCCTCTTTCCTCAACAACCATTGAACTAACGGGGATTACGGACGATATGGTTATGAACGCCCCTGAAATTGAAGACGTCTTAAAAGACTTCCACGAATTCATGGGAGATGACATTCTTGTTGCTCACAATGCTAGCTTTGATATGGGCTTCTTGAATGTAGGGTTACGTAATATTGGGTTAGGAGAAGCAACAAATCCAGTAATTGATACCCTTGAGCTTGCTCGTTTTCTATATCCGGAAATGCGAAACCATCGCTTAAATACGCTTTGTAAAAAGTTTGATATCGACCTTACTCAGCACCACAGAGCGATTTATGATGCGGAAGCAACAGGGTATTTATTGTGGAAATTGGTGAAAGATGCACTTGAGCGTGAAATTACAAACCATAATATGCTGAATGATAATATGGGGCAAACTGGTTTCCAACGTACGCGTCCATCGCACACGATCATATTGGCGCAAAATGACGTAGGTTTAAAAAACTTGTTCAAGCTCGTTTCCCTTTCTCACATTGATTATTTCTACCGAACTGCACGTATTCCTCGTTCTAAGCTTGAGAAATACCGCGAAGGTCTGCTGATCGGTTCAGGCTGTGACAAGGGTGAAGTTTTTGAAGGGATGATGCAAAAGTCACCTGAAGAAGTAGAGGACATCGCGAAGTTTTATGACTATCTGGAAGTGCAGCCGCCACAAAATTACATGCATTTAATCGAGAAAGAACTTGTTCAAGATGAAATGGCGTTGCGTGAAATTATTGGTAAGATTGTAAAGCTTGGTGAGAAGTTAAATAAGCCAGTCGTCGCTACTGGTAACGTTCATTATCTCGAGCCAGAGGATCATATTTATCGTAAAATTCTTATTAAAGCACAGGCGGGTAACCCATTAAATCGCCAAACGTTACCTCAGGTTCATTTTAGAACGACGAACGAAATGCTTGATTGCTTCCATTTTCTTGGGGCAGATAAAGCGAAGGAAATTGTTGTACAAAAACCACAGCAAGTAGCCGACATGATCGATGATATTAAACCGATCAAAGATGATCTATTCACACCTCGAATTGAAGGTGCCGATGAAGAAATGCGTGAGATGAGCTATAATATGGCTCGAAGCATTTATGGTGATGAACTGCCAACAATAGTGGAAGAGAGACTTGAAAAAGAGCTAAAAAGTATTATTGGCCATGGATTCGCCGTTATCTACTTGATTTCTCATAAGCTAGTTAAGAAGTCACTAAACGACGGCTATCTCGTTGGTTCACGTGGGTCTGTAGGTTCTTCATTTGTTGCCACTATGACTGAAATTACTGAAGTGAACCCATTACCACCACATTATGTTTGTCCATCTTGTAAGAAGTCACAGTTCTTTGATGACGGTTCTGTAGGATCAGGGTTCGATCTTCCAGACAAATCATGCGAAGATTGCGATGTACCTCTTACAAAAGACGGACATGATATACCGTTTGAGACGTTTCTTGGGTTTAAAGGTGATAAAGTACCCGATATTGATTTGAACTTCTCAGGGGAATATCAGCCGCGTGCCCATAATTATACGAAGGAACTGTTTGGAGAAGACAATGTATTCCGAGCAGGAACAATCGGTACAGTCGCTGAGAAGACGGCGTACGGTTATGTAAAAGGATATATGGGAGACCATGACCTTCACTATCGAGGGGCTGAAATTGATCGTCTCGTGTCGGGGTGCACAGGAGTAAAACGTACCTCTGGGCAGCATCCGGGTGGTATTATCGTAGTACCTGATTATATGGACATCTACGATTTTTCACCTATTCAGTTCCCAGCAGATGATAAAACATCCGCATGGAAAACAACCCATTTTGATTTCCATTCGATCCACGATAATCTGTTGAAGCTTGATATACTTGGGCACGATGATCCTACGGTTATTCGTATGCTTCAAGATTTAAGTGGAATTGATCCGAAAACCATCCCAACAGATGACGCTGAAGTGATGAAGCTCTTTAGTGGAACGGAATCTCTTGGAGTGACACAGGATCAAATTATGTGTAAAACAGGAACTTACGGAATCCCAGAATTCGGAACACGATTCGTTCGTCAAATGCTAGAAGATACGAAACCTAGTACATTTTCTGAGCTCGTTCAGATTTCAGGTCTTTCCCACGGTACTGATGTGTGGTTAGGTAATGCACAGGAATTGATTCAAGCTGGTACTTGTAACCTTAGTGAAGTAATTGGTTGTCGTGATGACATTATGGTTTATTTGATCTACAAAGGCCTTGACCCGTCCCTCGCATTTAAAATTATGGAGTTTGTGCGAAAAGGGAAAGGATTGCAAGAAGAGTGGGTAGCTGAAATGAAGAAACATGATGTGCCAGACTGGTACATTGATTCGTGCTTGAAGATCAAGTATATGTTCCCGAAAGCTCACGCAGCAGCATATGTGTTAATGGCTGTTCGGATCGCTTACTTCAAAGTTCACCATCCAATTCTTTTCTATGCAGCATACTTTACCGTAAGAGCCGATGACTTTGACATTGATACGATGGCGAAAGGATCCAACGCGATTCGCGCAAAAATCGAAGAAATCAATGAAAAGGGACTTGATGCTTCACCGAAAGAGAAAAACCTATTAACCGTGATGGAGATTGCGCTTGAAATGTCAGAACGTGGGCTCCGCATGCAGAAAGTAGATCTTTATCGATCAAAAGCGGCTGAATTCGTAGTCGATGGAGATTCGCTCATTCCTCCATTTAACTCTCTTCCGGGAGTAGGGACGAATGCAGCGATCAATATTGAAAACTCCAAAGAAGCCGGTGAATTTTTATCAAAAGAAGATTTACAGCAGCGAAGCAAGATTTCAAAGACTGTACTTGAGTACTTGGATGATCATGGATGTCTTGAAGGACTTCCAGATGCGAATCAACTCAGCTTATTCTAA
- the rimP gene encoding ribosome maturation factor RimP: MNENVITVTEELVKPIVDEMNLELVDIEFTQEGKNWFLRVYIDSPRGVDIEECGIISEKLSEQLDKHDPITQPYFLEVSSPGAERPLKKRTDFEKAVGKQVYVTTYEPFNGEKSFEGVLSDFDGEVVVIDQRVKTRIKKVELPYEKVASARLAVVF; encoded by the coding sequence ATGAACGAAAATGTGATTACGGTTACTGAAGAACTAGTAAAACCAATAGTAGATGAAATGAACTTGGAACTTGTAGATATAGAATTCACACAAGAAGGCAAGAATTGGTTTCTCCGTGTCTATATCGATTCTCCTCGAGGCGTTGATATTGAGGAGTGCGGAATAATTAGCGAAAAGCTAAGTGAACAGCTTGATAAACATGATCCAATTACACAACCATACTTCCTTGAAGTTTCTTCACCTGGTGCAGAACGTCCGCTAAAAAAACGTACGGACTTTGAGAAGGCAGTTGGCAAGCAAGTCTATGTCACAACCTATGAACCATTTAATGGTGAAAAGAGCTTTGAAGGTGTACTTTCGGACTTCGATGGAGAAGTGGTTGTTATTGATCAGCGAGTGAAAACAAGAATTAAAAAGGTAGAATTACCTTATGAAAAAGTAGCAAGCGCAAGGCTTGCGGTTGTTTTTTAA
- the nusA gene encoding transcription termination factor NusA translates to MKSSELLDALNILEKEKGISKDIIVEAIEAALISAYKRNFHQAQNVRVDFNQDTGSIRVFARKDVVEEVEDARLEISLEDAKDIDRQYELEDIVEIEVTPRNFGRIAAQTAKQVVTQRVREAERGIIFSEFIEREDDIMTGIVQRQDHRFIYVDLGRIEALLPAGEQMPNETYHSHDRIKVYVTKVEKTTKGPQVMVSRTHPGLLKRLFELEVPEIFDGTVEVKSISREAGDRSKIAVHAEDPEVDPVGSCVGQRGQRVQAIVNELKGEKIDIVSWSEDIVAYVANALSPSKVLKVNVDEENKMTQVIVPDYQLSLAIGKRGQNARLAAKLTGWKIDIKSQSEAEELGIYSADEAPLFEENDAEDSELD, encoded by the coding sequence ATGAAGAGTAGTGAGTTATTAGATGCGCTAAATATTCTTGAAAAAGAAAAGGGCATCAGCAAGGATATTATCGTTGAGGCGATTGAAGCAGCGCTTATCTCAGCATATAAGCGAAACTTCCATCAGGCGCAAAACGTTAGAGTTGACTTTAATCAGGATACAGGTTCGATCCGAGTATTCGCTCGAAAAGATGTCGTAGAAGAAGTGGAAGATGCTCGTCTTGAGATCTCACTTGAAGATGCGAAAGACATTGATCGACAATATGAATTAGAAGATATCGTAGAAATTGAAGTAACGCCTCGTAATTTCGGTCGTATCGCAGCTCAAACAGCGAAGCAAGTTGTTACTCAGCGTGTCCGTGAAGCAGAACGTGGGATCATATTTAGCGAATTTATTGAACGCGAAGACGATATCATGACAGGAATTGTTCAGCGTCAGGATCATCGTTTTATTTATGTTGACCTCGGTCGTATCGAAGCACTTCTCCCTGCAGGTGAACAAATGCCGAACGAAACGTATCATTCCCATGATCGTATCAAGGTATATGTGACAAAAGTTGAAAAAACAACCAAAGGGCCACAGGTGATGGTTTCGAGAACTCATCCTGGTCTTCTTAAGCGTTTATTTGAACTTGAAGTACCTGAAATATTCGATGGAACGGTTGAAGTTAAGTCCATTTCACGAGAAGCCGGGGATCGTTCAAAGATTGCGGTTCACGCAGAAGATCCTGAAGTTGATCCGGTTGGCTCATGTGTAGGACAGCGTGGTCAGCGTGTACAAGCGATTGTCAATGAGCTTAAAGGTGAGAAAATTGACATCGTAAGCTGGTCTGAAGACATAGTTGCATACGTAGCAAATGCACTAAGTCCTTCAAAAGTACTTAAAGTAAATGTAGACGAAGAAAATAAAATGACTCAGGTTATCGTACCTGACTATCAGCTTTCACTTGCAATCGGGAAGCGTGGTCAAAACGCACGCCTTGCTGCGAAGCTGACTGGATGGAAAATCGATATTAAGAGTCAATCTGAAGCGGAAGAGCTTGGCATCTATAGTGCTGATGAAGCTCCTCTATTCGAAGAGAATGACGCGGAAGATTCTGAGCTAGATTAA
- the rnpM gene encoding RNase P modulator RnpM, producing MQKRKIPMRKCVACQEMKPKKELVRIVRSPEGVISIDQTGKKNGRGAYLCNKEECFVLAKKRNSLAAHLKAEVTEDIYADLAESRSN from the coding sequence GTGCAAAAACGTAAAATTCCGATGCGGAAATGTGTCGCCTGTCAAGAAATGAAGCCTAAAAAAGAGCTCGTTCGAATCGTTCGTTCGCCTGAAGGGGTTATATCGATCGACCAAACGGGTAAAAAGAATGGACGGGGCGCATACCTTTGTAACAAAGAAGAGTGTTTCGTACTTGCTAAGAAGCGAAATTCTTTAGCGGCTCATCTAAAAGCAGAAGTGACGGAAGATATTTATGCTGACCTCGCAGAATCGCGGTCAAATTAA
- a CDS encoding YlxQ family RNA-binding protein: protein MKNKNWESLLGLAQRAGKVVSGEELVVKEIQRKSARLVLVASDASDNTRKKITDKATTYKVPVCFVTGRYELGHAIGKVQRVTIAVTDAGFAKKLHAMLDQ from the coding sequence ATGAAGAATAAGAATTGGGAGTCACTGTTAGGACTCGCTCAGCGCGCTGGCAAAGTCGTGTCTGGAGAAGAACTTGTGGTGAAGGAAATTCAGCGCAAGAGCGCAAGACTCGTATTAGTTGCGAGCGACGCATCTGATAACACAAGAAAGAAAATAACGGATAAAGCAACTACTTATAAAGTCCCAGTATGTTTTGTAACAGGGCGCTATGAGCTTGGTCATGCAATTGGCAAAGTTCAACGAGTCACGATAGCCGTTACTGATGCAGGGTTTGCGAAGAAGCTACACGCAATGCTCGATCAATAA
- the infB gene encoding translation initiation factor IF-2, translated as MSKMRIHEYAKEHNTTSKDVIEKLKSMNITVNNHMSVIDDQAIDKLNNDSKQSKKGSDKNSMENKNNRNNPKANANQKNSKSAPNNRRGGRRPNRRGKGQPPKNTAAPRRLPSKVTFIGSLTVGQLAEKLGKDASELIKKLMGLGVMATINQELDKDTMELICDDYGVKVEEEELFEVTDLDNYTSEDEDGKLVERPAVVTIMGHVDHGKTTLLDGIRDTKVTQGEAGGITQHIGAYQIEENNKKITFLDTPGHAAFTTMRARGAKVTDITVLVVAADDGVMPQTVEAINHAKAAEVPIIVAVNKMDKEGANPDRVMQELTEYELVSEAWGGDTIFVNLSAIKREGIDNLLETILLISEVEEFKANPNKLATGTVIEAQLDKGRGPVATLLVQEGTLKVGDPVVVGNTFGRVRAMVNDLGKRVETAAPSTPVEVTGLSDVPNAGDRFVAFEDEKTARQVGEARNQQQIEAQRKESSKMNLDDLFEKIQQGDVKDINIIVKADVQGSVEALAGSLQKIEVEGVKINIIHTAVGAITESDIILASASNAIIIGFNVRPDSNAKKVADSEQVEIRLHRVIYTAIEEIESAMKGMLDPVYEEKVIGQAEVRETFKVSKVGTIAGSYVTEGKITRNSGVRVIRDGIVVFEGEVDTLKRFKDDAKEVAKGYECGITLAKFNDVKEGDIIEAYIMVEVKPK; from the coding sequence ATGAGTAAGATGCGAATTCATGAATATGCAAAAGAACATAATACTACTAGTAAGGATGTTATCGAAAAGTTAAAAAGCATGAATATTACGGTAAACAATCATATGTCTGTGATTGATGATCAGGCCATTGATAAGCTTAATAACGATTCGAAACAATCCAAAAAGGGAAGCGACAAAAACAGTATGGAAAATAAAAACAATCGAAACAACCCAAAAGCAAATGCAAATCAAAAGAATAGCAAAAGCGCACCAAATAACCGTCGCGGTGGACGTCGTCCAAACCGCCGTGGAAAAGGACAGCCACCTAAAAACACGGCTGCTCCAAGAAGATTGCCTTCTAAAGTAACTTTCATTGGTTCATTAACAGTTGGACAGCTTGCTGAAAAGCTAGGTAAAGATGCTTCTGAACTGATCAAGAAGTTAATGGGTCTTGGTGTTATGGCAACCATTAATCAGGAACTAGATAAAGATACAATGGAACTTATCTGTGATGATTATGGCGTAAAAGTGGAAGAAGAAGAGCTATTTGAAGTAACGGATCTTGATAATTACACAAGTGAAGATGAGGACGGAAAGCTTGTTGAACGTCCTGCAGTCGTTACAATCATGGGGCACGTTGACCATGGTAAAACAACGCTACTAGACGGAATCCGTGATACAAAAGTAACGCAGGGTGAAGCTGGTGGTATTACGCAGCACATCGGTGCTTACCAGATCGAAGAAAATAACAAAAAAATTACGTTCCTTGATACTCCTGGACACGCTGCATTTACAACAATGCGTGCACGTGGTGCAAAAGTAACGGATATCACGGTTCTAGTTGTTGCAGCAGACGATGGCGTTATGCCACAAACGGTTGAAGCTATTAACCATGCGAAGGCAGCGGAAGTGCCAATTATCGTTGCTGTTAATAAGATGGATAAAGAAGGAGCAAATCCTGATCGCGTGATGCAGGAACTAACAGAGTATGAACTTGTTTCTGAAGCATGGGGTGGCGATACGATTTTCGTTAACCTTTCTGCCATTAAGCGTGAAGGAATTGATAATCTTCTCGAAACGATTCTATTGATCTCAGAAGTAGAAGAGTTTAAAGCAAACCCTAATAAGCTTGCTACAGGTACAGTAATTGAAGCACAGCTAGATAAAGGACGCGGCCCAGTCGCAACACTTCTTGTTCAAGAAGGAACGCTTAAAGTCGGTGACCCAGTTGTAGTTGGTAACACATTTGGTCGTGTTCGTGCTATGGTCAACGATCTTGGTAAGCGTGTTGAAACAGCCGCACCTTCTACTCCTGTAGAAGTGACTGGTTTAAGTGACGTACCAAATGCTGGAGATCGCTTTGTAGCATTTGAAGACGAGAAGACAGCACGTCAAGTTGGTGAAGCACGTAATCAGCAGCAAATTGAAGCTCAGCGTAAAGAATCTTCTAAAATGAATTTGGATGATTTATTTGAAAAGATTCAGCAGGGCGATGTGAAAGATATCAACATTATCGTGAAAGCTGACGTACAAGGATCTGTTGAAGCACTTGCTGGCTCACTTCAGAAGATTGAAGTAGAAGGTGTTAAGATCAACATTATTCACACAGCTGTTGGTGCGATCACAGAGTCAGATATTATCCTTGCATCTGCTTCTAATGCGATCATTATCGGATTTAACGTACGTCCAGATTCAAATGCGAAGAAAGTAGCTGATTCTGAGCAAGTAGAAATTCGCTTGCATCGCGTGATCTATACCGCGATTGAAGAGATTGAATCTGCAATGAAAGGAATGCTTGATCCAGTTTATGAAGAAAAAGTGATTGGTCAAGCTGAAGTACGTGAAACGTTTAAAGTTTCTAAAGTAGGTACAATTGCAGGATCTTACGTAACAGAAGGTAAAATCACTCGTAATTCTGGCGTTCGTGTCATCCGTGACGGAATTGTCGTATTCGAAGGTGAAGTGGATACATTGAAACGCTTCAAAGACGATGCGAAAGAAGTGGCAAAAGGGTACGAATGTGGTATTACGCTTGCAAAATTCAATGACGTTAAAGAAGGCGACATCATTGAAGCGTATATTATGGTTGAAGTAAAGCCTAAGTGA
- a CDS encoding DUF503 domain-containing protein yields MIGYIECECIIYDAQSLKEKRSVLQSVISRLKHYNLSVSELDSQDLWQHTVIGIVTTASSKTACERELQRAVSLIDSRPDIELTRATYEWL; encoded by the coding sequence GTGATTGGGTATATAGAATGTGAATGCATCATTTATGATGCGCAATCCTTGAAGGAAAAAAGATCTGTGCTTCAGTCGGTTATTAGCCGTCTGAAGCATTATAATCTCTCTGTTTCTGAGCTTGACAGCCAGGATTTATGGCAACATACCGTTATTGGTATTGTTACAACGGCTTCAAGCAAAACGGCATGCGAGCGTGAGCTCCAGCGTGCCGTCTCATTGATTGATTCACGTCCTGATATCGAACTCACTCGAGCAACTTATGAGTGGCTTTAG
- the rbfA gene encoding 30S ribosome-binding factor RbfA, translating to MSNVRANRVGEQMKKELGDIISRKIKDPRVGFVTVTAVEVTNDLQQATVFITVLGDEEKKEATLNGLAKATGFIRSEIGKRIRLRKTPEIYFEFDESIDYGNKIERLLADLNQADE from the coding sequence ATGAGTAATGTTCGCGCAAATCGTGTTGGTGAACAGATGAAGAAAGAACTTGGTGATATAATCAGCAGGAAGATTAAAGACCCGCGCGTAGGTTTCGTTACAGTAACAGCTGTTGAAGTTACGAATGATCTACAGCAAGCAACGGTATTTATTACTGTCCTTGGTGATGAAGAGAAGAAAGAAGCTACCCTGAATGGTCTTGCGAAAGCAACTGGATTTATTCGTTCTGAAATAGGGAAACGCATTCGTCTTCGCAAAACACCGGAAATCTATTTTGAATTTGATGAATCGATCGATTATGGTAACAAAATTGAACGACTTCTTGCAGATTTAAATCAAGCGGATGAGTAG
- the truB gene encoding tRNA pseudouridine(55) synthase TruB — MNGILPLKKPAGMTSHDCVAVTRKLLMTKKVGHTGTLDPDVTGVLPLCIGRATKVAQYMTDFSKTYEAVITLGFSTTTEDASGEKVEEKKVDKLPSTNDIEEALAAFRGEIEQVPPMYSAVKINGKRLYEYAFKGEVVDRPSRKVTIHDLELIGEVTLEEGAVSIPVRATCSKGTYIRTLAVDIGEKLGFPAHMSSLIRTASGPFKLEECLTFDEIKQMIEEETLSLFPMEYALSAMPSFTVDSALEEKLQNGAVLPQLEEMTENRLVMYNRDGEAIAIYQKHPEKPGLMKPEKVFSR; from the coding sequence ATGAACGGCATATTACCACTAAAGAAACCAGCCGGAATGACGTCTCATGATTGTGTAGCAGTTACTAGAAAGCTATTAATGACAAAAAAAGTTGGTCATACAGGAACTTTGGATCCAGATGTAACAGGCGTTTTACCACTATGTATCGGCAGAGCAACTAAAGTGGCCCAGTATATGACGGATTTTTCTAAAACGTATGAAGCAGTGATTACACTAGGGTTTTCAACGACGACTGAAGATGCATCTGGAGAGAAAGTGGAAGAAAAGAAAGTAGACAAACTGCCTTCAACTAACGATATAGAAGAAGCACTTGCTGCGTTTCGAGGTGAGATCGAGCAAGTTCCCCCAATGTATTCTGCTGTCAAAATTAACGGCAAACGACTTTATGAGTATGCTTTTAAAGGAGAAGTGGTGGATCGTCCATCTAGAAAGGTAACGATTCATGACCTAGAGTTAATTGGAGAGGTAACGCTTGAAGAAGGAGCGGTCTCTATCCCTGTGCGTGCCACGTGCAGTAAGGGGACATATATTCGAACACTTGCGGTTGATATTGGAGAAAAGCTAGGTTTTCCAGCTCACATGTCGTCTCTGATTCGGACAGCGTCCGGCCCATTTAAACTAGAAGAATGTTTGACATTTGATGAGATAAAACAGATGATAGAAGAGGAAACGCTATCTCTTTTTCCTATGGAATACGCTCTTTCTGCTATGCCATCCTTTACTGTTGATTCTGCGCTAGAAGAGAAGCTCCAAAATGGCGCTGTGCTTCCTCAGTTGGAAGAGATGACAGAGAATAGACTTGTTATGTACAATAGGGACGGAGAAGCAATTGCAATCTATCAAAAACATCCTGAGAAGCCGGGCTTAATGAAGCCTGAAAAAGTGTTTTCGAGATGA